Proteins encoded within one genomic window of Halobacteroides halobius DSM 5150:
- a CDS encoding Na+/H+ antiporter NhaC family protein, with the protein MKKQEWKRWFFIFVGVVSFSFLLSSVGFANESTSKHFGILSLVPAVLSLSLAFITRRVVPSLFLGVVAGGIISGNINIVQAFLIPSLGSAGYAKILLVYLWCLGGLIGIWTKTGGAQKFARWAGQKIVTGRRSAKFFAWLMGVLFHQGGTISTILAGSTVRPICDEEKVSHEELSYIVDSTASPIATLIPFNAWPLYIAGLVAGTIPLIPNEEVGLEFFFRAIPFNFYAWIAITFTFLLAWEKAPFVGKRMKEAMKRVKETGKLNRDGAEPLTAEELTEVHVPENYETSLLDFIIPIGTLLGVGVIPKFLVGEMYISEAFLLSVIMAMITAGVKGMNLDDIIDGFVDGAKGVTIGAIILGLAVTLGNVSESLGTAVYIVEATKAIIIPTLLPAIYMALCMLIAFAVGTSWGTYAVMFPIAMPLAYAVNPDPMFVTLCFSAVTGGSIYGDQCSPISDTTIMSSLACGADLMDHVYTQLPQASVAAGLSMVLYTIFTAVLC; encoded by the coding sequence ATGAAAAAACAAGAATGGAAAAGATGGTTTTTTATATTTGTAGGTGTAGTATCATTTAGTTTTTTACTTAGTAGTGTAGGATTTGCTAATGAAAGTACCTCTAAACATTTTGGGATATTATCATTAGTGCCTGCTGTATTATCTTTGTCATTAGCTTTTATAACTCGGCGGGTAGTCCCCTCTTTATTTTTAGGTGTAGTAGCTGGGGGGATTATTAGTGGTAATATTAATATAGTTCAGGCTTTTTTAATCCCTTCTTTAGGTTCAGCTGGTTATGCTAAAATATTATTAGTATATTTATGGTGTTTAGGAGGATTAATTGGTATTTGGACTAAAACAGGTGGTGCCCAAAAGTTTGCTAGATGGGCTGGACAAAAAATAGTAACAGGTAGAAGGTCAGCTAAATTCTTTGCTTGGTTAATGGGAGTTTTATTTCATCAAGGAGGAACTATTAGTACTATTTTAGCTGGTTCTACAGTGCGGCCAATTTGTGATGAAGAAAAAGTTTCTCACGAAGAGTTATCATATATAGTAGATTCTACAGCATCACCAATTGCAACTTTGATTCCTTTCAATGCTTGGCCCTTATATATAGCTGGATTAGTGGCAGGAACCATTCCGTTGATTCCTAATGAAGAAGTAGGACTTGAATTTTTCTTTAGAGCAATTCCTTTTAATTTTTATGCTTGGATAGCTATTACTTTTACTTTTTTATTAGCTTGGGAGAAGGCTCCTTTTGTTGGTAAAAGAATGAAAGAAGCAATGAAAAGAGTTAAAGAGACAGGTAAATTAAATCGAGACGGGGCTGAACCATTAACTGCTGAAGAGCTAACAGAAGTTCACGTTCCTGAAAATTATGAGACTAGTTTGCTTGACTTTATTATTCCAATTGGAACCTTATTAGGAGTTGGAGTTATTCCTAAATTCTTAGTTGGTGAAATGTATATTTCAGAAGCATTTTTATTAAGTGTAATTATGGCTATGATTACTGCAGGAGTTAAAGGAATGAATTTAGATGATATAATTGATGGATTTGTTGATGGAGCTAAAGGAGTAACAATAGGTGCCATTATATTAGGGCTTGCTGTTACTTTAGGAAATGTTTCGGAAAGTTTAGGTACAGCAGTTTATATTGTAGAAGCAACTAAAGCAATTATTATTCCAACTTTATTGCCGGCTATTTATATGGCGTTGTGTATGTTAATTGCTTTTGCTGTGGGGACTTCTTGGGGAACTTATGCAGTAATGTTTCCAATTGCTATGCCATTAGCTTATGCAGTTAACCCAGACCCTATGTTTGTAACTCTTTGTTTTTCTGCTGTAACAGGAGGATCAATTTATGGTGACCAGTGTTCTCCAATTTCTGATACTACAATTATGTCTTCTTTAGCGTGTGGAGCTGATTTAATGGATCACGTATATACTCAGTTGCCACAGGCTAGTGTAGCAGCTGGATTATCAATGGTCTTGTATACTATTTTTACTGCTGTCTTATGTTAG